A window of Trichoderma atroviride chromosome 3, complete sequence contains these coding sequences:
- a CDS encoding uncharacterized protein (EggNog:ENOG41), translating into MPSRLDSPATSEAFIISSHCTPFLTFDWNSFILLPCPICLLHLKWAAASPARHQMPVPAMMSRGSIRLLHPSKGFTSSLVCSWVAACKILTAETSIRNWDSHAQTNGSNAPPASPTAEPVVIPAIDATTNEAFAHNEAVGQQSYELPRAESSSSAASDQHVILEPTVYVPPSRPSVAAELEEAAVHSPPPEPVGDGSRSASSSTSSSSSG; encoded by the coding sequence ATGCCATCAAGGTTGGATTCTCCAGCGACTTCAGAGGCCTTCATCATATCTTCCCACTGTACACCCTTTCTGACATTTGACTGGAATTCTTTTATTCTCCTTCCTTGTCCAATCTGCCTGTTGCACTTGAaatgggctgctgcttctccagccagGCATCAAATGCCAGTTCCCGCCATGATGAGCAGGGGCAGCATACGGCTCCTCCACCCCAGTAAGGGCTTCACCTCTTCTCTCGTATGTTCATGGGTAGCAGCATGCAAGATACTGACTGCAGAAACCTCGATTAGGAACTGGGACTCCCACGCCCAGACCAATGGCAGCAACGCCCctccagcatcgccaaccgcCGAGCCAGTTGTGATACCGGCAATTGATGCCACCACCAACGAGGCCTTTGCCCACAACGAGGCAGTTGGACAGCAATCATACGAATTGCCCCGTGCggagtcgtcttcgtcggcgGCTTCTGATCAGCATGTGATTCTGGAGCCAACTGTCTACGTGCCTCCCTCTCGACCGAGTGTCGCTGCAgagctggaggaggcggctgtCCACTCGCCGCCACCTGAGcctgttggagatggatcCAGATCTGCATCTTCGTCGACCTCGAGCTCTAGCTCAGGCTAA
- a CDS encoding uncharacterized protein (TransMembrane:3 (o61-79i153-170o176-194i)) has translation MNMPSGTTMAAGSSPTGSAMNSSMSDMMGMGGSCQISMLWNWNVIDACFISESWQIKSKGMFAGSCIGVILLVMALEFLRRLSKEYDRFIVQQHAAKFQESSPAAVTAAARPAAPADATKTGLESVNSRELACPAAAAMPPFRPSVLQQAVRALIHMVQFAVAYFVMLLAMYYNGYFIICIFIGAYLGSFIFQWETLSVGPKQTSAANEATVCCG, from the exons ATGAATATGCCCTCTGGcaccaccatggctgctggCTCCAGCCCCACTGGCAGTGCCATGAACAGCTCCATGAGCGACATGATGGGCATGGGCGGCTCATGCCAGATTTCC ATGCTCTGGAACTGGAACGTCATTGACGCCTGCTTCATCTCCGAGTCCTGGCAGATCAAGTCCAAGGGCATGTTCGCCGGCTCCTGCATCggcgtcatcctcctcgtcatgGCCCTCGAGTTCCTCCGCCGCCTGTCCAAGGAGTACGACCGCTTCATCGTCCAGCAGCACGCTGCCAAGTTCCAGGAATCGTCCCCTGCCGCCGTCACCGCCGCAGCCAGGCCCGCTGCCCCAGCCGATGCCACCAAGACGGGCCTCGAGTCCGTCAACAGCCGCGAGCTGGCTTgccctgccgccgccgccatgccTCCCTTCCGGCCCAGCGTGCTCCAGCAGGCAGTCCGTGCGTTGATACACATGGTTCAGTTTGCTGTCGCGTACTTTGtcatgctgctggccatgtaCTACAACGGTTacttcatcatctgcatcttcatcggTGCCTACCTTGGCTCCTTCATCTTTCAGTGGGAGACTCTGAGCGTCGg CCCGAAGCAAACCAGTGCTGCCAACGAGGCTACCGTCTGCTGCGGCTAG
- a CDS encoding uncharacterized protein (EggNog:ENOG41) translates to MSSLKHLLSSKVRSQSGCYTCRLRRKKCDERKPSCSGCDALEITCHFGEKPDWMDGGPKQKEMTEFVKSQVKKQASQRRDRKYLEMLETGTRQVSISDATEDAAAAAAAARKTGGGGDSERGYSSTSAPSSKESPNSHGSSGSTAATSPPEAPWHTQALFAESNEQSLTQADRSADIHYACMYLDYVFPHLFPHYRPHILVGGRGWILDVLQSTNKSLYHITVSIASYYFALILNNGEPEHGECLFQMNKNLQNQMELGLRELQKEVSSLHSRKLDPKEGLVVMESIIQLLIFEVATGNRENWKLHLDAAIALFRQVLPNPDGWEGLLNSLINVHWPPSEMGMTRPWSTSQAACRFFTANLLYIDVLSSVSLGCPPRLYSYQNSIIPSCNTSTWSPCTMGGGTLRMEEFRGLHNWVIQVIGDIASLHSWKKAQSQAGSLSVNELLQRGQVLGEAIKGGILAIQTTCPTADSQATVISVPVLGEQPSYAIHNVIWLHAALIYLNTVTSGWQPACPEISSVVSTTTELLYNLPMGTCLGAVAWPLCVAGCLAPPEDEFKYKGLVARLGGLQLFGTLREAMNIMEQVWAMRPLDESWDVAQCMNILGHGVVLL, encoded by the coding sequence ATGTCTTCCCTCAAGCATCTCCTGTCGTCCAAGGTGCGGTCGCAGTCCGGGTGCTACACCTGCCGGCTGCGTCGCAAGAAGTGCGATGAGCGCAAGCCCTCATGCTCCGGCTGCGATGCGCTGGAAATCACCTGTCACTTTGGCGAGAAGCCCGACTGGATGGACGGCGGCCCCAAGCAGAAGGAAATGACCGAGTTTGTCAAGTCGCAGGTCAAGAAGCAGGCCAGCCAGCGGCGCGATCGCAAGTATCtcgagatgctggagacGGGCACCCGGCAGGTCAGCATCAGCGACGCCACGGAAGatgcagcggcggcggcggcggcggctagGAAGACGGGCGGAGGAGGCGATTCAGAGCGCGGATACTCCAGCACGTCGGCGCCGTCGTCCAAGGAGTCGCCCAACAGCCATGgatccagcggcagcacgGCCGCCACGTCTCCGCCGGAAGCCCCCTGGCACACGCAGGCCTTGTTCGCGGAGTCGAACGAGCAGAGCCTGACCCAGGCTGACCGCTCGGCGGATATTCACTACGCCTGCATGTATCTGGACTATGTCTTTCCGCATCTTTTCCCGCATTACCGGCCTCACATCCTCGTGGGTGGCCGGGGATGGATTCTGGATGTGCTGCAGTCGACCAACAAATCGCTATACCACATCACCGTGTCCATTGCGTCATACTACTTTGCATTGATATTGAACAATGGCGAGCCGGAGCACGGCGAATGCCTCTTCCAGATGAACAAGAACCTGCAGAACCAAATGGAGCTGGGCCTGCGGGAGCTGCAAAAGGAGGTCAGCTCGCTTCACAGCCGCAAGCTGGACCCCAAGGAAGGCCTGGTCGTCATGGAGAGCATCATCCAGCTGCTCATCTTCGAGGTCGCTACGGGCAATCGCGAAAACTGGAAGCTGCATCTCGACGCCGCCATTGCGCTCTTCCGGCAGGTCCTCCCGAACCCAGACGGCTGGGAAGGGCTGCTCAACAGCCTCATAAACGTCCACTGGCCACCGTCCGAGATGGGCATGACGCGGCCGTGGAGCACCAGCCAGGCGGCATGTCGCTTCTTCACGGCCAACCTGCTCTACATTGACGTGCTGTCGAGCGTGTCGCTTGGATGCCCGCCCCGGCTGTACAGCTACCAAAACTCCATCATACCCTCGTGTAACACTTCAACGTGGAGCCCCTGCACCATGGGAGGAGGAACTCTTCGCATGGAAGAGTTCCGCGGACTGCACAACTGGGTCATCCAGGTCATTGGCGACATTGCGTCACTGCACTCGTGGAAAAAGGCACAAAGCCAGGCCGGCTCCTTGTCCGTCAACGAGCTCCTGCAACGAGGCCAGGTCCTGGGCGAAGCAATCAAGGGCGGCATCCTGGCCATCCAAACAACATGCCCCACGGCCGACTCACAGGCCACCGTCATCTCAGTGCCGGTTCTCGGCGAGCAGCCTTCGTATGCCATACACAACGTCATCTGGTTGCATGCGGCCTTGATCTACTTGAACACGGTGACGTCGGGATGGCAGCCCGCGTGCCCGGAAATCAGCTCAGTTGTGTCTACCACCACGGAACTGCTGTACAATCTCCCGATGGGCACCTGTTTAGGGGCTGTGGCCTGGCCTTTGTGCGTTGCGGGCTGCCTAGCACCCCCGGAAGATGAATTCAAGTACAAGGGCTTGGTGGCCCGGCTCGGTGGTCTGCAGCTGTTTGGAACGCTCAGGGAAGCCATGAACATCATGGAGCAAGTCTGGGCGATGCGACCCCTGGACGAGAGCTGGGATGTTGCTCAGTGCATGAACATTCTAGGCCACGGAGTTGTGTTGCTATGA